The Falco biarmicus isolate bFalBia1 chromosome 1, bFalBia1.pri, whole genome shotgun sequence DNA segment AAGTGTTTTACTATAGAGAGCATTTCTATTTTCTAGTATACGTGAAGAAAAAAGGTGCATTCAATACAAAAAAGCTCAAAATGTTCAGTGAGTGTATTCAAactcattttaaatataaatatactgTGAAAGAGCCTAGCTAAATAtactttatatttaaatataaatacactTGACTTGCTCGCTCTGTTGAAATCTCTACCTTTTAACAACCTACAATATTGCTATTACCTGATAATTAGGATTATCGATCAGAGgtgctttccattttcctttataGTTTGGGTTATTCTTCATAGGACGCACCCAGTGTCCACAACCAGGTGCAGTCTCACACTTTGGATTAGGGATCCGAGGAGCTTCCCACTCCCCATCCATTTCTTCATCCCtacgggaaaaaaaaataaattgccaaCAACCTATTTGAGACTGGACTAGCCTGAGCCCTAACACTCAGTCTGAAGTTAGGGTCCACACACATTTTGCTATAACAACCGCAGAATTCTGACCAGCTCACAGAACTTTACCCAACAGTataacccccttttttttttttttttttttaaggagtaCTACAccattttgttttgggtttgttgggttttttttttaaaaggtcgTAAGTTCCTAACTGCCGCTTGAAACACTTCTCTGTAAGAAGCTTAGCAATACCCTTGAGACTATAAATTGGTAACTTGAAATTATCATGTAAAAAGAAGTTATTAACACGCTGTTAATCATACTGTGGAGGCACCCAGAAGATGTAAAtgataaacatgtattttctgaagtgtattaaaaaagcacagcagagggcACAGTTCCCAAATACCTTATCCCCCTGAGTATTTAAACAGcatcaaattatttatttataaccAGATACATTCTTGCAACACATGGGTGCGATATCGATGTATTTCACGGCAATATATGGTTTAAGCTACATAGTCCCTATATAGATACCATGGGTTATGCATGTGGGCTTCGAGGCAACTATTTGTGTGcggggggggcccggccggcgCCTGTGTGTATgcgggggggtgcggggggtgcgggggcgGTTGGGCCGGCCGCGCTGGCGCAGCCGCCGCAGGCCGGAGGAGCGGggctccccgcgccccgccagCCGGGACACGCGCCCCGCACGCGGcacggggcggggcggccgcggggctccgccctcccgcccgcccgccaGGGAGGTGCCGAGGCCCCGCCCATTGGCTGGCGCGGGCGCAGCGGTGCGCGCGCGCAGGGCCAgccggcggggaggcggcgcAGGCGCAGAGCGGCGGCCGGGCcaggccggggcgggggcggggccgggccgggggcggggccggggcgggccgtgccgggccgggccgggccgggcggggggcgcagccCGCGGGGAGCCGGCGGCGGCAGGTGAGGAGGCGGGGCGGCGCGCCGGGCCACGGCCGCTCGGGAAGGGGCGGGCGATGCTCTAGGCCGCGGTGctgggggcgggcggcgcggggtgCTGCGCGGGAGGGCCGCGGCGCTCCGGCGGGCCCTGCGCTGAAGCCCGCTGCGGCGCTGCCCGGTGCCTCGGCGCTGCTGGGCCGCCCtgcgggcaggggcagagccgccggggggcgcggggaggggcAGTGGCCCCGCGGGCTCGGCCTCCGCGATGGCCGCGACGcggggtgggcagggcagggccccgccgccgcctgaaCCGCCCGTTCCAGAAGGATCGGCGCTGGCAAGGCGGCAACGGCATCGCTGACACGCCGGGTTATTTTATGCGGATCTAGAGTAAGCCAGAGCTGTTATTTTTGTACGCTGAAGCGTAGTTACTTGAAGAATCATGTTTACGTACTGCCTAAAGCTCTAGGAAAAATAACCCGGGAACGTTAAGAAATGCTGTTCTGCCTCAGGCTTGAGCGCTGGCTTTCAACAGCGGTTAGAAAACGCACCTGAACCCCAAAGGCGGTTAGGTTTACTCTTGcctcagctttttgttttgttgttgttgtttatctTTAAGCAGACCATCATTCCGGAATACGCTCTTCAACAGTGGAGAGAGCCCATTCTACAGTGATGAACGCCGACATGGATGGTATAAGTTCTTAATGTTCTTGTTcttcattgttattttttctaCTTGATATGATTTCCAGCTGTTACAGAGGTTGTATTCAAACTCATATGATTTATTGCAGCTGTTGAGGCTGAAAATCAGGTGGAATTAGAAGAGAAAACACGGCTTATTAACCAAGTGTTGGAACTGCAGCACACACTTGAAGGTCAGCAGTTTGATGCATCAGCACTGGGTTTTTTACAAGCAGGCAGTAATGAGCAAAACAAGAGAACCTTACTGCTCTGCCCTACCTTAGCCAAAGTGTCTAGAAGTATGTCACTTGGGCAGCTGAAGGTACATAAGCAAGGTctcaactatttttttcccccctctttctGCAACATCATGTCTGCTCGACATATAATACACATCAGGCAGAAGGGGGGCAACAGTGAACTTTCCCAGGCTCATTAGCTGACGTGTATCTTTGAGTCTGCTCATCACTGAACTTTTGTTTCCGTACAGTTTAGCCTGCAGTAGCTTAAatcaaaaattcaaaagaatAAAGGTACAGACTAACAGTAAGTTTACGGAACGAGTTGGTCAAAACACTCCGCTGCaaaataatacaggaaaaatgGGCTTTAGATAAAACTTGTGAGTAGCACAGCGTCTTTTAAGATAGTACCTTATAGACAACGTTTCCCTCATTAAAGTGTGAATAGTTTGATGTAGGCACGTAGAACGTACTCATTATTGTATGTGATAACgtctaatatttttcttatacCATCACCTTCGCAGATCTCTCAGCACGAGTAGATGCTGTTAAGGAAGAAAACTTGAAACTGAAATCAGAAAACCAAGTTCTTGGACAATATATAGAAAATCTGATGTCAGCGTCTAGTGTTTTCCAAACAACtgacacaaaaagcaaaaggaagtaAGGGTTGACTCACAGATGATGTCATTGTAttgctgctgtctttttttgttttaatgggcACAGGCTACATGAGCTCAACTACCTTAGTTTGTGGCTTTACTGGATACCTGAAGATGATAAATTTTGGTGATAAACGGAATTAAGGACATATTGTGTATTGTTAAGATTAAGCAATTTGCAAATGTAGCGTAGAGACTTACTaaacttttgtatttgtttttaaaatgagcatACCTTGTTGAAAACTGGATTTGGTTTGTCAGGTGAAACAAAAGTCTGTTGGTGCTCTTTGAGGTCTTAGGGTAGGATTCGTGACTAGCAAAATAATACGGTTATAACCAAGTcgggaaaaatatttgaattgcATCACCTCTTtgacttaaaatatatttagtgtCTAGTACTGTTAATAGCTCTGCAAAGCACCTTTAAACAAAAACCTATAAACCAGTTAAAGAATTTCTGTGAGGTAGTGACAGCATGACCTTATTTGTAGGGTTTGCGTACAGAAAAACACTTAAGATGttttgggaagggggagggtAAGGGAAGAGGAACAAGGTTAAGCAACTTCATCGGGGAAATACCAAGCTGATGCAGTATCGGAGTGTAAGGTGTACACTTCAAACAGTTTTCACTTTCCTGTTTCCTCAAAGAGTGATCAGGCACAGCATCACCATGTATAATCTTCCAgaagtttttcagtttttgattAAGagttaaattaaaatctgaGTAATGAGCTTTACAGAAACAGGTCATCAGTGTTGCTCACGCTCGTTGTGACCAACCTGCCGTGAGGAACCGAGAACAAGCCTTTCCTTGCCACCTGTTACTTTCTTCTGCAGTGCCAAACTTGTCATTGCTTCAGGCCTTAGAGCCACTGTTTTCCTGCCCCAGAGCCTCAGCTTGTGAAGTGCTTCGTGAAGGTGGAAGCTAACCGAGGAGCAGCTTCAGTTGTAATTAAATAAGGCGGCCTTGGTACTATTTAGTCTTCCCTGACTATAGAAAATTCTCAGTCTGGGATCTGGCATCCTCTCGGGAAGACCACTTTTACTAAGCTACGATGTGGCTGGTGAGAGTGCAGGCTGCAGAGGTCCGATACTCTTGGAGTTCCAAAGATGACCGAGTTTTAATAGCAAGGCATCCTGGAACTGGATTATCATCAGTTTGTTaatttcaaagcactttcaAGCAGCCATAATAGCAAGGTcaagtatttttcctgaaatacctGTTCAGCTATAAATGGACTACACGCAGGAACTGCGTGTGAAACCTCAGTGTTAAAAGTGTCAGTGGAAGGGTGTTCCCCTTTTGCCTGGCTTTCCAGATCTACAGCCTCAGATCCCCTAAAGCTCTGACATTTCTCCCCCAATTACTAGCATAACACTAGATCCAAGTAAGCCAGCATGCAGAAGGATGTCTTCTATCTCCAGGTTCCAGATAGTCAAAGTCATTAAGTCTGTGTTAGAGTGAGACGGGCCTTAGCGAGTCAATTACTGCGAAGCGCACCCTTGAGTCGTGGCCTCACAAGACCATCTTACCCATAACAAATGGCTCCTTATTTACTGAAGCGAGGCACAAGCAAAAATGTTGATGGGGCATTAATTAAGACTTTCTGGGAACCCGAAGTTCAAAACCCTAAGGGAAGACTAGCATCCCCTGCCGGGGTGACCAATCCCTGGGGTAACTatatcacagcacagaaaaaaagccaccccGAAACCACTCCCAAATACCGGAACAATTCCAAAGGACTTTTACCAGGCTCAGACAAGATTCATTCAAACGGAATGCCAGACTGTTCCCTGACAGCTCACAGTAGCTGTTACTAGCGGGATACGGCATTGCTCGCAACTTCCATTGCTGAGaaggcacaggcaggcagagtgCTCACTTCTTAACCTTTTGCATGTAGACCCTAAATAAAGAGGGGGGAACCTGCATTTAGCTGTCAAAACCCCAAGCAAAAGGCCAGAGGCCTTTCCGTGTAGTTTGCACAAAACGGAGCCCCAAATAATTAGTTTTTGAACACTTCAACACGAGCACTTGAAGACGCTGGCTTCCTCGTTAGGGTTAATTAAGCATTCATTTGTTAAGAGACTTCCATGGAACCTTTGCGGACTCTACTTGTTGTGAGAATATTTCGGTGAACTAACTTCTTGTCAGGCATGAGGAAATCTGTTAGGTTCCTTAGGAATTAATGTATTTCTACTTGGGTTTAAGGTAGAAGTGCTTTTGCTAGCCTTTTACGTTCTACTAACAGTATTGGCAGCTGCCAAGCAGCAAGAGGTATCTGGTGACTGcagttttattgtttgttttaacataCAGCTGAACTTTAACAAAACAACGTTTCTTTCACAATAGGCAGTTTATTCAAACTGTATTATGAGAATGCCCAGTTACTCACATCTGTAAAAAACTTTTATCAATCAAAAATTCTTATCTATATTAATAAATTTCACGTTAAGCAAGaattactaaatatttttaggagGCAATGTACACTTAGCAAGTGTTCTATAAACAAAGGTTATCCCACTCTGGCTTGGAACACAAGAACTATAAAAGTTTGGAAAAGTTGCCTGTGGATCACTTCTGCAGATTTGGTATCTGCATCCGAAAATGAAACAAGTCATGTCAATTATCACTTGCTCTAGGAATGTTCTACTTTAAAAtatctcttaaaaataaattactgttaCCAATGTCTAAAGTGAACAGGTGACCACCAATCTAACAAGATCAACTAAGataaataatttacaataaaatTGTAAATCATCATACAAAAACAGTTATTGCATTTAGCTCTGCACAGAAAAAGAGTACCTTTTCTCATAGCAGCGTGAACTGCTATAGCTGCGACCTATCTCTACTATCATCCACTTGTAGCTGAAAAGTGTAAACAGCTAATTTTGTGCTAGAGCTGCAAAAATAtgataaattattaattttaaaaaatacttggaaTAAGTTTATCCCCAACTAGTATTAATTTCTAGGAATCTTCACACTGTAAGAATCTTCACCTTAAAATCAGTTGGCCAGCTTGTAATTTCACTTCTATTCTGAATTCAAAACATCACTGTACTCCTCACAGATAGtatttctccttaaaaaaaaaaaaaaaaaaaaaaaaagaatcaaggaAGTTATGGAAGGTTAAAAGAGGTTACATAGCAGTGAgtccccttttttccttcaaatcGCAGGAACTTGCATGCTGTGAGGCCTGCTGAAGTGGCATACCAAAAGTTACTGTTAGTTAGACCTACAAATACTAGCTGGAAGTAACTCAGTGCTTTTGTACTCTCCTTTTGCGCACCGATTTCAGCGGACCATCTACAGAACCTGTGCTTTCATCAGCttctttcatctgaaaaaaataaaaaaatccagcattAAAATTGTAAAcccattttaatttattgaaaCTGTCATGGTACTTCATTCCTCCTCCTAACACCCCCAATCATATTATCACTAAATGCAACACTGAGGCGATaggacatttctttttccacaatACTAATTCAACAATGGAGTGGGTAGAagacttttcctttctgtattcaGAAAGAATAGTACCATCTAAACTGATGCCAGAAATTTGGTTTTGCCCATTTACTCGCTGGCTTAAAAGCAGTGACACTAATGAATTTAGCAACTTCCTTAAAGTGTTACAGATCTGCTaataagttagaattaattgactttatttgattttataaaatcatttggaataagaaatatattttaatgaaacttgtagttgcacagcaaaagctgctatgaaatcctttgtacagccctgtaccaaggccagaagaatgggctagaatcattgtttaaaacttaggtaacAGATTTgggattttacagatttctgtgcatttgactagtcttctgtatgtagaaagtgtattgaaatgtcggaatatagaattaatgggaactggggagggTCGACTGGAACAACTTGTAGTGACCTGCCAAGAAACcatgaactttagtaaaaggtaattccggcagggggagagcgcgaccaccgactcaaatcgtaccccagacccatttgtggacctttctaacctttactgcgcagaatcggatatgggaggagagtatgttaatgatttttgggaaatactacaattatgcatgaatacttaatgaatatgcatgaataagttctatatatggtgtatgattttggaacttggtgtgcgttgatcatgagaggactcactcacacacccggccgttaataaagaagtgtctgcttatctacatcacattggtgttgataagttcttcattccgagatttcggtaacagtttttggcgacccagatgggacctcgctgaaggagactgGAGGAGTTGGGGACCTGATCAGTTCCagccggcaccgaggatttctcggggatacCCATCGATTCCCGATCTGTAAGGCTTTTCGCAACATTCCCTGgattttggtaagacacttctttttttgtaattgtagtaagtgggttAAGAGTTCCACTAAAGTAAGcgcactgtaggaagtgggttagagtcccACTGTATTtgtctgcctgtcagacgcggCGAAAGCTgcgcagggttggactaaaggatccttgtggaagtggaagttTAGGCGTTTGCCtgtaagacataagcgaaagctattgcagggttggacagTAGCGGATATAAAAGAACATAGCGGAGATAAAAGAACCTATATGCTAATAGCGTTCTCTAAGGCAGCACCTTTAACAAGAAGATAGAAGTTTTCTTTGTGTGATACAGAATTGTTTACTTTGGTTGTGTATTGAGGAGAAAATTAAGTGTGTAATATTGTGTTATATACCTTTGTTTAAGGTAACAATTGTGgaaaagtgtgagtgtggctgtaagggtgagacgtGCGACTGAGCACGAAAGCGACTGTGGAGTTCAGATCTACGGATCAGAGTGACAGATTTGAGTGATTGTGTATTGTAAAGTGATTATACCATGGCATCTAAGTTAACtcagttgtttaaaagtaaaagtatGGGTAATCTTACtgcaaatgacaaaatcccgaaaaaattctcctttgggatgtttattggcacattggggagATTTACATGATGATTTGCGAAAAAAACagatgattgagtattgtaataattggtggcctctGTATACGTTGGAtaatcaggaaaagtggcccatgaATGGGACACTAAATTATAACACTATTCTGCAGTTAATGCCGGACTGTAAAAGAGAGgggaaatggagtgaaatgccatatgtggatttttttttttacttaagacaaagaaaagattggcaggatgaatgtaagctaactattagagataatttggtaatggcTATACTCTCTGataataagaaaatgaaaaaaaaaatcctgttgctCAACCTGTGAGATTGGGAAGGACTGTTTGAAGAAGAGAATTGCCTCTGAAATTGATGAAGGACCAGAATTAGATATATCCCCTCCTAGGAGAGAAAGGAATTGGGGTCGAGAATTTAGGGAACAGGAGCAGGTGGAGGAACCGGAGAGTAGTGGAATAGAGGACGTGGAGGAGGGACTGTCCGAGATTGTAATTCATACCCCTGTTTCCCAGAGAACTCGACAGCAGACACAAACAATAGCTCCCCTGCAACAGGGAGTTGGTAATGATGGGCCACTGTACGTGAAAGTGCCTTTTTCAGTTATGGATTTGATGGAATGGAAATGTTCAGCAGGAGATAGCCAAAGTAATGGTTTTAGATGATTGAAGGGGACTGGAGGGGAACCCAGCTGAGCCTCTGGTTATAATTaagctgggagaaaaagaagttaaatttttaGTGGATGCAGGAGCAACGTTTTTGTTACTAAATACCTGTACaggaaaaactggaacaaaaccagccaaTATAATAAGagcaacagggaa contains these protein-coding regions:
- the LOC130160535 gene encoding short coiled-coil protein B, coding for MNADMDAVEAENQVELEEKTRLINQVLELQHTLEDLSARVDAVKEENLKLKSENQVLGQYIENLMSASSVFQTTDTKSKRKNLHAVRPAEVAYQKLLLVRPTNTSWK